Proteins encoded in a region of the Zea mays cultivar B73 chromosome 4, Zm-B73-REFERENCE-NAM-5.0, whole genome shotgun sequence genome:
- the LOC542567 gene encoding aldehyde dehydrogenase 2 — protein MAATVRRAASSVLSRFLLTKPSPSPASAAGNKSALLGAGAAALHRFSTAPASAAAAAEEPIQPAVEVKHTQLLINGNFVDAASGKTFPTLDPRTGEVIARVAEGDSEDIDRAVAAARRAFDEGPWPRMTAYERCRVLLRFADLIERHAEEVAALETWDNGKTLAQAAGAEVPMVARCVRYYAGWADKIHGLVAPADGAHHVQVLHEPVGVAGQIIPWNFPLLMFAWKVGPALACGNTVVLKTAEQTPLSALYVANLLHEAGLPEGVLNVVSGFGPTAGAALCSHMGVDKLAFTGSTGTGQIVLELAARSNLKPVTLELGGKSPFIVMDDADVDQAVELAHQAVFFNQGQCCCAGSRTFVHERVYDEFVEKSKARALKRVVGDPFRDGVEQGPQIDGEQFNKILRYVQSGVDSGATLVAGGDRVGDRGFYIQPTVFADAKDEMKIAREEIFGPVQTILKFSGVEEVIRRANATPYGLAAGVFTRSLDAANTLSRALRAGTVWVNCYDVFDATIPFGGYKMSGVGREKGIYALRNYLQTKAVVTPIKNPAWL, from the exons ATGGCTGCAACCGTGAGGAGGGCTGCTTCCTCCGTCCTCTCTCGCTTCCTCCTCACAAAGCCTTCGCCTTCGCCTGCTTCTGCCGCCGGCAATAAGTCCGCTCTCCTCGGAGCAG GGGCTGCTGCTCTTCACAGGTTCAGCACCGCACCGGCATCCGCGGCCGCGGCCGCAGAGGAGCCGATCCAGCCCGCGGTGGAGGTGAAGCACACCCAGCTCCTCATCAATGGCAACTTCGTCGACGCTGCTTctg GGAAGACGTTCCCGACGCTGGACCCGCGCACCGGCGAGGTCATCGCGCGCGTCGCCGAGGGCGACAGCGAGGACATCGACCGCGCCGTGGCCGCCGCCCGCAGGGCCTTCGACGAGGGCCCGTGGCCGAGGATGACCGCCTAC GAGCGGTGCCGCGTGCTGCTGCGCTTCGCGGACCTGATCGAGCGGCACGCGGAGGAGGTCGCGGCGCTGGAGACGTGGGACAACGGCAAGACGCTGGCGCAGGCGGCGGGGGCCGAGGTGCCCATGGTGGCGCGGTGCGTCCGGTACTACGCCGGGTGGGCGGACAAGATCCACGGCCTGGTGGCGCCGGCCGACGGCGCGCACCACGTGCAGGTGCTGCACGAGCCGGTCGGCGTGGCCGGCCAGATCATCCCCTGGAACTTCCCGCTGCTCATGTTCGCCTGGAAGGTCGGCCCGGCGCTCGCCTGCGGCAACACCGTCGTCCTCAAGACCGCCGAGCAGACGCCGCTCTCCGCGCTCTACGTGGCCAACCTCCTCCACGAG GCTGGGCTCCCCGAGGGCGTTCTGAACGTGGTGTCCGGCTTCGGCCCGACGGCCGGCGCAGCGCTCTGCAGCCACATGGGTGTCGACAAGCTTGCGTTCACGGGATCGACGGGCACGGGGCAGATCGTGCTCGAGCTGGCGGCGAGGAGCAACCTTAAGCCGGTGACGCTGGAGCTCGGTGGCAAGTCCCCTTTCATCGTCATGGACGACGCCGACGTCGACCAGGCCGTCGAGCTCGCGCACCAGGCGGTCTTCTTCAACCAG GGCCAATGCTGCTGCGCCGGGTCGCGGACGTTCGTGCACGAGCGCGTGTACGACGAGTTCGTGGAGAAGTCCAAGGCCCGCGCCCTGAAGCGCGTCGTCGGCGACCCCTTCAGGGACGGGGTCGAACAGGGGCCTCAG ATCGACGGCGAGCAATTCAACAAGATCTTGCGGTACGTCCAGTCCGGCGTCGACAGCGGTGCCACCCTCGTCGCCGGCGGCGACAGGGTAGGCGACAGGGGCTTCTACATACAGCCGACGGTGTTTGCCGACGCCAAG GACGAAATGAAGATCGCTCGGGAGGAGATATTCGGGCCGGTGCAAACCATTCTCAAGTTCAG CGGCGTGGAGGAGGTGATCCGGCGCGCGAACGCGACGCCCTACGGGCTGGCGGCGGGGGTGTTCACGCGGAGCCTGGACGCGGCCAACACCCTGTCGCGGGCGCTGCGGGCGGGCACCGTGTGGGTGAACTGCTACGACGTGTTCGACGCCACCATCCCGTTCGGCGGCTACAAGATGAGCGGCGTCGGGCGGGAGAAGGGCATCTACGCCCTCCGCAACTACCTCCAGACAAAGGCCGTCGTCACACCCATCAAGAACCCCGCATGGCTGTAA